From one Rosa rugosa chromosome 4, drRosRugo1.1, whole genome shotgun sequence genomic stretch:
- the LOC133744406 gene encoding uncharacterized protein LOC133744406: MGPIYEHGPNHQKQERFVDGTLNKPVDNPNEQRQWDRCNMLVKTWLLGAMSKEISSSVIHCKDARGMWLEFQERFSHTNTVQLFHIENAIHDCEQGTNSVTSFLTKLKGLWDEKDALCAFPPCSCDTATEVKAYMETQKTMKFLIGLSNNYATI, encoded by the coding sequence ATGGGTCCAATCTATGAGCATGGCCCTAACCATCAAAAACAAGAAAGGTTTGTTGATGGAACTCTCAACAAACCGGTTGACAACCCTAATGAACAACGACAATGGGATCGTTGCAACATGCTTGTTAAGACTTGGCTGCTAGGAGCCATGTCGAAGGAAATTTCCAGCAGTGTGATTCATTGCAAAGATGCAAGAGGCATGTGGCTTGAATTTCAAGAAAGATTTTCTCATACCAACACGGTTCAACTGTTTCACATCGAGAATGCAATCCATGATTGTGAGCAAGGTACAAACTCGGTCACATCCTTTTTGACAAAGCTCAAAGGCCTCTGGGATGAGAAGGATGCACTTTGTGCGTTTCCCCCTTGCAGTTGTGACACAGCCACAGAAGTGAAGGCTTATATGGAGACGCAAAAGACCATGAAGTTCTTGATAGGGCTCAGCAACAATTATGCAACGATCTGA
- the LOC133741854 gene encoding protein PXR1-like, which produces MACTIDFRCLDEGFGGKTYKCKQNPEAADDDEDAAMEIDATYPPPAKRSVVSFSDNPDKPVVIARKVSGRKWKQTRKQRSSAVQVSRKGTTFEEREKNKSVKKAYKERMAELKGQIKRNKEEKKRKREEREKKKENILPEEMIKRNNK; this is translated from the coding sequence ATGGCCTGCACAATCGACTTCCGCTGCCTAGACGAAGGCTTCGGCGGCAAAACCTACAAGTGCAAGCAGAACCCCGAAGCCGCTGACGACGACGAAGATGCCGCCATGGAAATCGACGCCACCTACCCACCTCCGGCGAAGCGATCTGTGGTGTCCTTCTCGGACAATCCGGACAAACCAGTCGTGATCGCCAGGAAGGTCTCCGGGCGAAAGTGGAAGCAAACGCGGAAGCAGAGGTCGTCGGCGGTTCAGGTGAGTCGGAAGGGGACGACATTCGAGGAGAGGGAGAAGAACAAGTCGGTGAAGAAGGCGTACAAGGAGAGAATGGCGGAGCTGAAGGGGCAGATTAAGAGgaacaaggaggagaagaagaggaagagggaggaaagggagaagaagaaggagaatatTCTTCCGGAGGAGATGATCAAGAGGAACAATAAGTAA
- the LOC133745567 gene encoding putative disease resistance protein RGA3 isoform X2, whose translation MAEALINLLLEQLVTVAFDHTKEAVTLVFNARTEVEKFSSNLEAIQAVLKDAEKQQVEKASVRIWLDRLNDVSYEMVDVVDEWNTEILKQKAKGVASEKKKTFKKVCFSIPSNCFCFGQVNKASHLYKIATEIKELNEKLTSIAAQKKDFQFHESSIRIVEQVNQRLETSSFVDISKILGRDEARVDLLNKLLSDSSEEGERVLVIPIVGMGGMGKTTLAQLAYNNENVKTYFEKRIWVCVSDPFDEVKIAKAIISGTGNEAPNSTVLQEVLQHMSESLEEKKFLIVLDDVWTEEETKWDNLQLSVMMQSNCAKGSRILVTTRKKGVAEMMKAEAHMIQIEKLSGKTSFELFSSIAFSNRKEDKANGFGVIGEKIVEKCDGLPLAIKCLGTLMHRKKTIGEWQNVLDSKIWDQRAVKQEVFRPLLLSYYELDPIVKRCLLYCATFPKDYRFNKHNLIDLWMSQDYLSVKEYKEKEETGEYVFDTLVMQSFFQDVEEEVVFWDKSITIFCKMHDIVHDFMQFLNKNECFTMEAKEANTRMMVISEEVRHLSLMYAPYSSPLLDFIPPVNCKKLRTLATFDSRMSSIDIKAISQLKCLRTLNLSDNGIEELPEEIGELIHLRYLDLSDNSWLQKLPDSLGNLYNLQTLCLTDCDRLEKLPENTGNLINLRHLHTKRCDELEYLPRGIGRLTSLQTLDTCPVNHDSGPSEGLKLGDLGSLDQLQGTLVIKIKGNLKDTASEAQEARLWNKKKLCFLGLLLFPTLDKQSHVQVLEALRPHQDLEKLVILGYGGTTEPSWMISLQNLRTLSLRTWDGCEFLPPLGKLPFLEKLYVEGMEKVKTVGDEFLGKTGTQTSSVLFPKLKKLRFEEMGEWEQWEGVGGRTESSGAEISIMPCLVKFTIENCPKLMNLPLFLKNTPVRKIRINTCRRSIVTPDWPDNCDVFIYRALEDPEIPNITERVETEIQIDSQSDEEITMSPIETEIQILTE comes from the exons ATGGCCGAGGCGCTCATCAACCTGCTTCTGGAACAGTTGGTTACAGTTGCTTTTGACCACACAAAAGAAGCTGTGACACTGGTCTTCAACGCTAGGACAGAGGTCGAAAAATTCAGCAGCAATCTCGAAGCAATTCAAGCCGTGCTGAAGGATGCTGAGAAGCAGCAAGTGGAGAAGGCCAGCGTGAGGATCTGGTTGGATCGGCTGAATGATGTCTCTTACGAGATGGTTGACGTGGTAGATGAGTGGAACACTGAAATTCTGAAACAAAAGGCAAAGGGAGTTGCTtctgagaaaaagaaaaccttCAAGAAGGTATGTTTCTCCATTCCCTCGAATTGCTTTTGTTTTGGCCAAGTCAATAAGGCAAGTCATCTTTATAAAATAGCAACTGAGATAAAAGAGTTGAATGAAAAGTTGACTTCGATTGCTGCTCAGAAAAAAGATTTTCAGTTTCATGAATCCTCAATTAGAATTGTTGAACAAGTTAATCAACGGCTGGAAACTTCATCATTTGTTGATATTTCTAAAATATTGGGCAGAGATGAAGCAAGAGTTGATTTATTAAACAAGTTATTGAGTGATAGtagtgaagaaggtgaaagggTCCTTGTCATACCTATTGTGGGTATGGGAGGGATGGGGAAAACAACTCTTGCCCAATTAGCCTACAACAATGAAAATGTAAAAACCTATTTTGAAAAGAGAATATGGGTTTGTGTCTCAGATCCTTTTGATGAGGTGAAGATTGCCAAAGCCATTATTAGTGGTACTGGTAATGAAGCCCCAAATTCAACCGTGTTGCAAGAGGTCTTGCAGCATATGTCTGAATCTCTTGAGGAGAAGAAGTTCCTCATTGTCTTAGATGATGTGTGGActgaagaagaaacaaagtGGGACAATTTACAGTTATCAGTGATGATGCAAAGTAATTGTGCAAAAGGTAGCAGAATATTGGTGACCACGCGAAAGAAGGGGGTTGCTGAAATGATGAAAGCAGAAGCTCACATGATCCAAATAGAGAAGTTGAGTGGTAAAACCAGTTTTGAGTTGTTCAGTAGCATTGCATTTTCGAATAGGAAAGAAGACAAGGCTAATGGATTTGGAGTTATAGGTGAGAAAATTGTAGAAAAGTGTGACGGCTTGCCACTTGCTATCAAATGTTTAGGTACACTCATGCacagaaaaaaaacaatagGAGAGTGGCAAAATGTTTTGGATAGTAAGATATGGGATCAAAGAGCGGTTAAGCAAGAAGTTTTTCGACCACTTCTACTAAGTTATTATGAGTTGGACCCTATAGTTAAGCGATGTCTTTTATACTGTGCTACATTTCCAAAAGATTATCGGTTTAACAAAcacaatttgattgatttgtgGATGTCACAAGATTATCTTAGTGTGAAGGAAtataaagaaaaggaagaaacgGGTGAATATGTTTTTGATACCTTAGTAATGCAATCATTTTTCCAGGATGTTGAGGAAGAAGTTGTTTTTTGGGATAAGAGCATTACTATATTCTGCAAAATGCATGATATTGTGCATGACTTTATGCAGTTCCTCAATAAGAATGAATGCTTTACAATGGAGGCTAAAGAAGCAAACACAAGAATGATGGTAATAAGTGAGGAGGTCCGTCATTTGAGCTTAATGTATGCACCCTATAGTTCTCCACTTCTGGATTTTATTCCCCCAGTGAATTGCAAAAAGTTGCGTACTCTAGCAACTTTTGATTCAAGAATGAGCAGCATAGATAtaaaagcaatttcacaactGAAATGTCTGAGGACATTAAATCTGAGCGACAACGGCATTGAAGAACTTCCAGAAGAGATTGGTGAATTGATACACTTGAGGTATCTCGACTTGTCTGACAATAGTTGGTTGCAGAAACTACCAGACAGTTTGGGCAATTTATACAATTTGCAAACCTTGTGTCTTACTGACTGCGACAGGCTTGAAAAACTGCCTGAAAATACGGGGAACTTGATTAATCTAAGACATCTTCATACCAAGCGTTGTGATGAGCTGGAGTATTTGCCGAGAGGTATCGGGAGATTAACAAGTCTGCAAACGCTAGACACGTGTCCTGTTAATCATGATAGTGGCCCCAGTGAAGGCTTGAAATTAGGAGATCTGGGAAGCTTGGACCAGCTTCAGGGTACTCTCGTCATTAAGATCAAGGGGAATCTAAAGGATACTGCGAGTGAGGCGCAGGAGGCTCGCTTGTGGAATAAAAAAAAGCTTTGTTTTTTGGGGCTATTATTGTTTCCAACTTTGGACAAGCAGAGCCATGTACAAGTCCTGGAGGCGTTACGGCCGCATCAAGATCTGGAAAAATTAGTGATTCTTGGGTATGGTGGCACCACGGAGCCCAGTTGGATGATATCCTTACAGAATTTGAGAACCCTTTCTCTTCGTACTTGGGATGGATGTGAATTTTTGCCTCCTCTTGGGAAATTGCCCTTCCTTGAAAAACTATATGTCGAAGGAATGGAGAAAGTGAAGACGGTTGGAGATGAATTCTTGGGAAAAACGGGCACTCAAACATCCTCTGTTTTATTCccaaaattgaaaaaactcCGTTTCGAGGAAATGGGTGAGTGGGAACAGTGGGAAGGAGTTGGAGGGCGGACAGAAAGCAGTGGTGCGGAAATTTCAATTATGCCATGCCTTGTCAAGTTCACAATTGAGAACTGCCCTAAATTGATGAACCTGCCACTCTTCCTAAAAAACACACCGGTCAGAAAAATTCGCATCAATACATGTCGTCGGAGTATTGTAACACCTGATTGGCCCGACAACTGTGACGTCTTCATTTATAGAGCGCTCGAGGATCCAGAAATACCAAATATTACTGAGAG GGTTGAAACAGAAATACAGATAGACTCACAGAGTGATGAGGAGATCACCATGTCACCTATTGAAACAGAGATACAGATACTCACGGAGTGA
- the LOC133745567 gene encoding putative disease resistance protein RGA3 isoform X1, with protein MAEALINLLLEQLVTVAFDHTKEAVTLVFNARTEVEKFSSNLEAIQAVLKDAEKQQVEKASVRIWLDRLNDVSYEMVDVVDEWNTEILKQKAKGVASEKKKTFKKVCFSIPSNCFCFGQVNKASHLYKIATEIKELNEKLTSIAAQKKDFQFHESSIRIVEQVNQRLETSSFVDISKILGRDEARVDLLNKLLSDSSEEGERVLVIPIVGMGGMGKTTLAQLAYNNENVKTYFEKRIWVCVSDPFDEVKIAKAIISGTGNEAPNSTVLQEVLQHMSESLEEKKFLIVLDDVWTEEETKWDNLQLSVMMQSNCAKGSRILVTTRKKGVAEMMKAEAHMIQIEKLSGKTSFELFSSIAFSNRKEDKANGFGVIGEKIVEKCDGLPLAIKCLGTLMHRKKTIGEWQNVLDSKIWDQRAVKQEVFRPLLLSYYELDPIVKRCLLYCATFPKDYRFNKHNLIDLWMSQDYLSVKEYKEKEETGEYVFDTLVMQSFFQDVEEEVVFWDKSITIFCKMHDIVHDFMQFLNKNECFTMEAKEANTRMMVISEEVRHLSLMYAPYSSPLLDFIPPVNCKKLRTLATFDSRMSSIDIKAISQLKCLRTLNLSDNGIEELPEEIGELIHLRYLDLSDNSWLQKLPDSLGNLYNLQTLCLTDCDRLEKLPENTGNLINLRHLHTKRCDELEYLPRGIGRLTSLQTLDTCPVNHDSGPSEGLKLGDLGSLDQLQGTLVIKIKGNLKDTASEAQEARLWNKKKLCFLGLLLFPTLDKQSHVQVLEALRPHQDLEKLVILGYGGTTEPSWMISLQNLRTLSLRTWDGCEFLPPLGKLPFLEKLYVEGMEKVKTVGDEFLGKTGTQTSSVLFPKLKKLRFEEMGEWEQWEGVGGRTESSGAEISIMPCLVKFTIENCPKLMNLPLFLKNTPVRKIRINTCRRSIVTPDWPDNCDVFIYRALEDPEIPNITESRVETEIQIDSQSDEEITMSPIETEIQILTE; from the exons ATGGCCGAGGCGCTCATCAACCTGCTTCTGGAACAGTTGGTTACAGTTGCTTTTGACCACACAAAAGAAGCTGTGACACTGGTCTTCAACGCTAGGACAGAGGTCGAAAAATTCAGCAGCAATCTCGAAGCAATTCAAGCCGTGCTGAAGGATGCTGAGAAGCAGCAAGTGGAGAAGGCCAGCGTGAGGATCTGGTTGGATCGGCTGAATGATGTCTCTTACGAGATGGTTGACGTGGTAGATGAGTGGAACACTGAAATTCTGAAACAAAAGGCAAAGGGAGTTGCTtctgagaaaaagaaaaccttCAAGAAGGTATGTTTCTCCATTCCCTCGAATTGCTTTTGTTTTGGCCAAGTCAATAAGGCAAGTCATCTTTATAAAATAGCAACTGAGATAAAAGAGTTGAATGAAAAGTTGACTTCGATTGCTGCTCAGAAAAAAGATTTTCAGTTTCATGAATCCTCAATTAGAATTGTTGAACAAGTTAATCAACGGCTGGAAACTTCATCATTTGTTGATATTTCTAAAATATTGGGCAGAGATGAAGCAAGAGTTGATTTATTAAACAAGTTATTGAGTGATAGtagtgaagaaggtgaaagggTCCTTGTCATACCTATTGTGGGTATGGGAGGGATGGGGAAAACAACTCTTGCCCAATTAGCCTACAACAATGAAAATGTAAAAACCTATTTTGAAAAGAGAATATGGGTTTGTGTCTCAGATCCTTTTGATGAGGTGAAGATTGCCAAAGCCATTATTAGTGGTACTGGTAATGAAGCCCCAAATTCAACCGTGTTGCAAGAGGTCTTGCAGCATATGTCTGAATCTCTTGAGGAGAAGAAGTTCCTCATTGTCTTAGATGATGTGTGGActgaagaagaaacaaagtGGGACAATTTACAGTTATCAGTGATGATGCAAAGTAATTGTGCAAAAGGTAGCAGAATATTGGTGACCACGCGAAAGAAGGGGGTTGCTGAAATGATGAAAGCAGAAGCTCACATGATCCAAATAGAGAAGTTGAGTGGTAAAACCAGTTTTGAGTTGTTCAGTAGCATTGCATTTTCGAATAGGAAAGAAGACAAGGCTAATGGATTTGGAGTTATAGGTGAGAAAATTGTAGAAAAGTGTGACGGCTTGCCACTTGCTATCAAATGTTTAGGTACACTCATGCacagaaaaaaaacaatagGAGAGTGGCAAAATGTTTTGGATAGTAAGATATGGGATCAAAGAGCGGTTAAGCAAGAAGTTTTTCGACCACTTCTACTAAGTTATTATGAGTTGGACCCTATAGTTAAGCGATGTCTTTTATACTGTGCTACATTTCCAAAAGATTATCGGTTTAACAAAcacaatttgattgatttgtgGATGTCACAAGATTATCTTAGTGTGAAGGAAtataaagaaaaggaagaaacgGGTGAATATGTTTTTGATACCTTAGTAATGCAATCATTTTTCCAGGATGTTGAGGAAGAAGTTGTTTTTTGGGATAAGAGCATTACTATATTCTGCAAAATGCATGATATTGTGCATGACTTTATGCAGTTCCTCAATAAGAATGAATGCTTTACAATGGAGGCTAAAGAAGCAAACACAAGAATGATGGTAATAAGTGAGGAGGTCCGTCATTTGAGCTTAATGTATGCACCCTATAGTTCTCCACTTCTGGATTTTATTCCCCCAGTGAATTGCAAAAAGTTGCGTACTCTAGCAACTTTTGATTCAAGAATGAGCAGCATAGATAtaaaagcaatttcacaactGAAATGTCTGAGGACATTAAATCTGAGCGACAACGGCATTGAAGAACTTCCAGAAGAGATTGGTGAATTGATACACTTGAGGTATCTCGACTTGTCTGACAATAGTTGGTTGCAGAAACTACCAGACAGTTTGGGCAATTTATACAATTTGCAAACCTTGTGTCTTACTGACTGCGACAGGCTTGAAAAACTGCCTGAAAATACGGGGAACTTGATTAATCTAAGACATCTTCATACCAAGCGTTGTGATGAGCTGGAGTATTTGCCGAGAGGTATCGGGAGATTAACAAGTCTGCAAACGCTAGACACGTGTCCTGTTAATCATGATAGTGGCCCCAGTGAAGGCTTGAAATTAGGAGATCTGGGAAGCTTGGACCAGCTTCAGGGTACTCTCGTCATTAAGATCAAGGGGAATCTAAAGGATACTGCGAGTGAGGCGCAGGAGGCTCGCTTGTGGAATAAAAAAAAGCTTTGTTTTTTGGGGCTATTATTGTTTCCAACTTTGGACAAGCAGAGCCATGTACAAGTCCTGGAGGCGTTACGGCCGCATCAAGATCTGGAAAAATTAGTGATTCTTGGGTATGGTGGCACCACGGAGCCCAGTTGGATGATATCCTTACAGAATTTGAGAACCCTTTCTCTTCGTACTTGGGATGGATGTGAATTTTTGCCTCCTCTTGGGAAATTGCCCTTCCTTGAAAAACTATATGTCGAAGGAATGGAGAAAGTGAAGACGGTTGGAGATGAATTCTTGGGAAAAACGGGCACTCAAACATCCTCTGTTTTATTCccaaaattgaaaaaactcCGTTTCGAGGAAATGGGTGAGTGGGAACAGTGGGAAGGAGTTGGAGGGCGGACAGAAAGCAGTGGTGCGGAAATTTCAATTATGCCATGCCTTGTCAAGTTCACAATTGAGAACTGCCCTAAATTGATGAACCTGCCACTCTTCCTAAAAAACACACCGGTCAGAAAAATTCGCATCAATACATGTCGTCGGAGTATTGTAACACCTGATTGGCCCGACAACTGTGACGTCTTCATTTATAGAGCGCTCGAGGATCCAGAAATACCAAATATTACTGAGAG CAGGGTTGAAACAGAAATACAGATAGACTCACAGAGTGATGAGGAGATCACCATGTCACCTATTGAAACAGAGATACAGATACTCACGGAGTGA
- the LOC133742788 gene encoding pentatricopeptide repeat-containing protein At1g25360-like: MIASGFHPRGHILNRLIDVYCKSSNLRYALHLFDQIPNPDIVARTTLVSAYSGVGDVTLARRVFSETPLSMRDTVSYNAMIAGYSHNRDGNAAVELFREMRRGGFRPDEFTFTSVLSGLALIVEEEKQCQQLHCAIVKSGASLATSVSNALVSVYVKCASSPLVLSSSSSVVAAARKVFDEMPKRDELSWTTMITGYVRNEDLDGARQLLDGMDEKLEVAWNAMISGYVHHGFCDEALKLFREMHLMGIRQDEFTYTSVISACANNGLFKHGKQLHAYILRSEAKPTVDFSLSVNNALVTLYFRCGKIDEARYIFNNMSIRDLVSWNAILSGYVSAGRIQEAKSFFEEMPERSGLTWTVIISGLAQNGFGEEAMKLFNQMRSDGFKPCDYAFAGVITSCAALGALEHGRQLHAQLICLGHDSSLSVGNSLITMYARCGVVDDADCVFLTMPYIDSVSWNAMIAALAQHGYGVQAIRLFEQMLGEDILPDRITFLTILSACSHAGLVKEGRHYFRLMHDSYGIAPGEDHYARMIDLLCRSGELTEAKDLIKSMPFEPGAPIWEAILAGCRTHGNMDLGIQAAERLFELVPQHDGTYVLLSNLYAALGHWDDVAKVRTLMRERGVKKEPGCSWIDVENMVHVFMVGDTLHPEVHEVYKYLEQLVLKMRKLGYVPDTKFALHDMESEHKENSLSTHSEKLAVAFGIMKLPLGATIRVFKNLRICGDCHNAFKFMSRVVGREIVVRDAKRFHHFRNGECSCGNYW, from the coding sequence ATGATCGCTTCCGGCTTCCACCCACGTGGCCATATCCTCAACCGTTTGATCGACGTCTACTGCAAATCTTCAAATCTTCGTTACGCACTCCACCTGTTCGACCAAATTCCCAACCCGGACATCGTCGCCAGAACTACTCTGGTCTCGGCATATTCCGGCGTCGGGGACGTCACGTTGGCCCGGAGAGTCTTCAGTGAAACTCCGCTCAGCATGAGAGACACTGTCAGCTACAATGCCATGATCGCAGGCTACTCTCATAACAGGGACGGCAATGCCGCCGTTGAGCTGTTTCGGGAAATGAGGCGAGGTGGTTTTCGGCCCGATGAGTTTACCTTCACCAGTGTGCTGAGTGGTCTGGCGCTTATAGTGGAGGAGGAGAAGCAATGCCAGCAGCTGCATTGCGCAATTGTTAAGTCTGGAGCGTCGTTGGCCACTTCGGTGTCGAATGCGTTGGTGTCTGTGTATGTTAAGTGTGCTTCTTCGCCGTTGGTGTTGTCATCTTCGTCGTCGGTGGTGGCTGCAGCGAggaaggtgtttgatgaaatgcctaAGAGAGATGAGCTGTCGTGGACGACTATGATCACTGGCTATGTGAGAAATGAGGACCTTGATGGAGCTAGGCAGTTGCTTGATGGGATGGATGAAAAATTGGAAGTGGCGTGGAATGCGATGATTTCGGGTTATGTGCATCATGGTTTTTGTGATGAAGCATTGAAATTGTTTAGGGAAATGCATTTAATGGGGATTCGCCAGGATGAGTTTACGTACACGAGTGTTATCAGTGCTTGTGCTAACAATGGCTTATTTAAGCATGGGAAGCAACTGCATGCTTACATACTAAGATCTGAAGCGAAACCGACTGTGGACTTTTCTTTATCTGTGAATAATGCATTAGTGACACTATACTTTAGGTGCGGTAAAATTGATGAAGCACGATATATTTTTAATAATATGTCCATCAGAGATCTTGTTTCTTGGAATGCAATATTGTCAGGGTACGTGAGTGCAGGGCGCATCCAGGAAGCAAAATCCTTTTTTGAGGAAATGCCGGAAAGGAGTGGTCTAACTTGGACTGTAATAATATCAGGTTTAGCTCAAAATGGATTTGGGGAAGAAGCTATGAAGCTATTTAACCAAATGAGATCAGATGGTTTTAAACCCTGTGATTATGCATTTGCTGGAGTTATTACGTCTTGTGCTGCTCTGGGGGCACTGGAGCATGGACGCCAGCTCCATGCTCAACTAATATGCTTGGGGCATGATTCAAGTCTTTCAGTTGGAAATTCACTTATCACAATGTATGCGAGATGTGGGGTTGTAGATGATGCTGACTGTGTGTTCCTTACAATGCCTTATATTGATTCCGTGTCGTGGAATGCTATGATCGCAGCTCTGGCACAACATGGATATGGTGTCCAAGCAATAAGACTTTTCGAACAGATGTTGGGGGAAGATATACTCCCAGATAGAATAACTTTCCTCACTATTCTCTCAGCTTGTAGTCATGCTGGTTTAGTTAAAGAAGGACGCCATTATTTTCGTTTGATGCATGACTCTTATGGTATTGCCCCTGGTGAAGATCATTATGCTCGTATGATTGATTTGTTGTGCCGATCTGGGGAGTTGACAGAGGCCAAGGACTTAATCAAATCAATGCCTTTTGAACCAGGTGCACCAATATGGGAGGCTATCCTAGCTGGTTGCCGGACTCATGGGAATATGGATTTAGGTATTCAAGCTGCAGAACGACTCTTTGAGCTGGTGCCCCAGCATGATGGAACCTATGTACTTTTGTCGAACTTGTATGCTGCTTTAGGCCATTGGGATGATGTGGCTAAGGTGCGAACACTAATGAGGGAGCGAGGGGTGAAGAAAGAACCTGGTTGTAGTTGGATTGACGTTGAAAATATGGTCCATGTCTTCATGGTTGGTGATACTCTGCACCCTGAGGTACATGAGGTGTACAAGTATCTAGAGCAACTTGTTCTTAAAATGAGGAAGTTAGGATATGTTCCTGACACAAAGTTTGCGTTGCATGATATGGAATCTGAGCATAAAGAGAATTCCTTGTCTACTCACAGTGAGAAGCTTGCAGTTGCGTTTGGGATCATGAAGCTTCCACTTGGAGCCACAATCAGAGTTTTTAAGAATCTTAGGATTTGTGGGGATTGCCATAATGCATTTAAGTTTATGTCAAGAGTGGTCGGGAGAGAAATAGTTGTGAGAGACGCCAAGAGGTTTCATCATTTTAGGAACGGCGAATGCTCTTGTGGAAATTACTGGTAG